A genomic region of Ignavibacteria bacterium contains the following coding sequences:
- a CDS encoding N-6 DNA methylase: MPNNNFSKITQIFSASDVKHGLSLFTDREIRAVEAMIIERDGKFHIKCQIKDKYKPAKPEEIVRQLWIYRLLNEYNYPKERIDIERVVYFGSRDSGLADIVVLQEDLQHPYIIFEVKRPKRTKGLEQLKSYCNAEGAPIGVWSNGNEMIRLHREEPNIFVEIPRIPKVTEALRDILTERWTLKWLEDHDELKQGKTTLKKILLDLEELVLGNAGVDPFEEIFKLIYAKLYDEWKGINDPFYQLEFFVGDRSPEQVKRAIANLLEGAKREWQGVFEPTDKIELRNEHLKVCVSFLEKIKLFNSNLRIIDEAFEYLIPQVSKKKEGQFFTPRPVEDMVVEMLNPKASEFVIDPACGSAGFLLHSVMHVAGGMISGKPLPENAKNFAQNKIYGIDNAKKAVKIAKAINLIVGDGKSHVYKDNSLAPHTWEDETKSGLRGRLLRFPDNLEKDRENQNKFLYFDFDVLMTNPPFAGTVKEREILRLYNLAEKNGKWVNKIGRHILFLERSLQFIRPGGRMAIVLPQGLLNNTNAEYIRRFVIDEARILAVVGLHGNTFKPHTGTKTSVLFLRKYTDEEKESIQQIRAKYESVWEEFLKSLKEKYQNLAWDSSVDEEKIPEELNSFLETYFESREEIEELLAEEAESEETEETEEENKGKKPLAVLVQEKSELDEALREKAEELEGANATRKVELKKEIKTLQNNINKLTKEISHRTLAGQISLVLNEEKITEAFKKYWLDGKVMQEMDYPIFFAVNEKPVKDESGEYRYKKNPDGTFVLDEHGHPVIDHDLDEIAEVFIKFAKEQLKKGDNHFDFWR; this comes from the coding sequence ATGCCAAACAATAACTTTTCAAAAATAACACAGATCTTTTCGGCTTCGGATGTAAAACACGGCCTGTCTCTTTTCACGGATAGGGAGATTAGAGCTGTGGAGGCCATGATTATAGAACGGGATGGAAAATTTCATATCAAATGCCAGATCAAAGATAAATACAAACCCGCAAAACCTGAAGAAATCGTAAGGCAACTTTGGATTTATAGACTATTGAATGAATATAACTATCCAAAAGAAAGGATAGATATTGAGCGGGTTGTTTATTTTGGCTCAAGAGATTCTGGTTTAGCGGATATTGTTGTCCTTCAAGAAGACCTCCAGCATCCTTACATAATTTTTGAAGTAAAAAGACCTAAAAGAACCAAAGGGTTAGAACAATTAAAAAGTTATTGTAACGCCGAAGGGGCTCCGATTGGTGTTTGGTCTAATGGGAATGAAATGATAAGGCTTCACCGAGAAGAACCTAATATCTTCGTAGAAATTCCGAGAATACCAAAAGTTACAGAAGCACTAAGAGATATTTTAACTGAAAGATGGACACTTAAATGGCTTGAAGATCATGATGAATTAAAGCAAGGCAAGACGACACTTAAAAAGATATTGCTGGACTTAGAGGAGCTTGTTTTAGGCAATGCAGGGGTGGATCCATTTGAAGAAATTTTTAAGTTAATCTACGCCAAACTCTACGATGAATGGAAAGGGATTAACGACCCCTTTTATCAGTTAGAATTCTTCGTTGGAGACAGAAGCCCAGAACAGGTAAAAAGAGCAATAGCAAACCTATTGGAAGGAGCAAAGAGAGAATGGCAGGGGGTTTTTGAGCCAACCGATAAAATTGAATTGAGGAATGAACATTTAAAAGTGTGTGTTTCGTTCTTAGAAAAAATAAAGTTATTCAATTCTAATCTTCGAATCATAGATGAGGCTTTTGAATACCTAATACCTCAGGTTTCCAAAAAGAAAGAAGGCCAGTTTTTCACTCCCCGACCTGTTGAAGATATGGTTGTTGAAATGCTCAATCCAAAAGCCAGTGAATTCGTTATTGATCCTGCATGTGGTTCTGCTGGTTTTCTTTTACACTCCGTAATGCATGTTGCAGGCGGAATGATAAGCGGTAAACCTCTACCTGAAAATGCAAAAAACTTTGCTCAAAACAAAATTTACGGAATTGATAATGCTAAAAAAGCGGTAAAGATTGCCAAAGCAATTAACCTGATTGTAGGGGATGGCAAATCTCATGTGTATAAGGACAATTCATTAGCACCTCATACATGGGAAGACGAAACAAAGTCAGGTTTAAGAGGCAGGCTCTTAAGATTCCCTGATAATCTTGAAAAAGACAGGGAAAATCAAAACAAGTTCCTCTACTTTGATTTTGATGTATTAATGACCAATCCTCCATTTGCCGGGACGGTAAAAGAAAGGGAGATTTTAAGGCTCTATAACTTAGCTGAAAAAAACGGTAAGTGGGTAAACAAAATCGGCAGGCATATTCTCTTTTTAGAGCGTTCTCTCCAATTTATAAGACCTGGTGGGAGAATGGCTATTGTTTTGCCCCAGGGATTGCTTAATAATACAAATGCTGAGTATATCCGCAGATTTGTTATTGACGAAGCGAGAATTTTAGCAGTAGTAGGCTTGCACGGTAACACTTTCAAGCCACATACAGGAACAAAAACAAGCGTTTTATTTTTACGGAAATACACGGACGAAGAAAAAGAAAGTATTCAACAGATAAGGGCAAAATATGAAAGTGTATGGGAAGAATTCCTAAAAAGCCTCAAAGAAAAATATCAAAACTTAGCTTGGGATAGTTCGGTAGATGAGGAAAAAATCCCAGAAGAGCTAAACTCTTTCTTAGAAACTTATTTTGAGAGCAGAGAGGAGATTGAGGAATTACTAGCAGAAGAGGCTGAAAGTGAAGAAACTGAAGAGACAGAAGAAGAAAATAAAGGGAAGAAACCCCTAGCTGTTTTGGTTCAGGAGAAATCCGAATTAGACGAAGCATTAAGAGAAAAAGCAGAAGAATTAGAAGGCGCAAACGCTACAAGAAAAGTAGAACTGAAAAAGGAAATAAAGACATTACAAAATAATATAAACAAACTCACTAAAGAAATCTCTCACAGGACTTTAGCGGGGCAAATAAGTTTAGTTCTAAACGAAGAAAAGATTACAGAAGCCTTTAAGAAATACTGGCTTGATGGAAAAGTAATGCAGGAAATGGATTATCCCATTTTCTTTGCTGTTAATGAAAAGCCTGTAAAGGATGAAAGCGGGGAGTATAGATACAAGAAAAACCCAGACGGAACTTTTGTTTTAGATGAACACGGGCACCCGGTAATTGATCATGATTTAGATGAAATAGCAGAGGTTTTTATTAAGTTTGCTAAAGAACAATTAAAAAAAGGCGATAATCACTTTGATTTTTGGAGATAA